Genomic segment of Pochonia chlamydosporia 170 chromosome 1, whole genome shotgun sequence:
GTCCAAAAATGGGTGCAGTCAGTCGTTGATTCGACTAGATTTCCATGTTCGCAAAGAAGGAACCGGTCAGGTTGGTTTCAATTGCTTGGTAGGCGAGAATCCCGCAAGTACGGCACTGAGATAAAATATTCCAAATTGTCTCAGTTCGAATCATATAACCGCGAGCTCTTTGAAAGAGGGCTGGAAAATTGTACTGAGGCGAAGTTGTTTTGCATCGACCAAGAGATTCGAAACAAATACTCTGAACCGGTCACTGGTTGCCTCACCATCGAACGCCTCGACGGTGGTATCCTGCCTATGGACCAGTGCTATATTAATCTAGCTGTCCTGCCAGATTTTGATATGAAGGTGAAACCCGACGGTAAGAGCAGTACCGACACGACATCTTCATTTACTCTTTTGAGCCATTTAAAGGTCCAAGAAACCGCAACAACAACTCTCCACTTGTCGGATCTTTTTGAACATTGCCGTCCCAACAGAGGCGATGTCTTGAGTGAAAATGCTTCTCCAGATAGAGGTATGTGCCACACATGCACTGTTCTCAATTAATCTCATTCATAAGTCATTCTGGTTCCATGATAAGTCGCCTCCAAACTCGAGGAATTGTCCGCCATATTTTCTAGCACAATGTTTTAGATCTAGCCTCGCCCTTTACTGACTTGAAATATAGCGAAAGACCAGCCAGATATTATGCGGGTGCTGATTCGAGGTCAGGCCGGCATGGGTAAAAGTACTCTCTGCAAGAAAATGATTTATGAGTTCATTCACAACAATATGTGGACGGAGAAAATCGACCGCGTTATTTGGTTCCCATTGCGTGAGCTCCAGGAAGAAAAAGATACCTCTATCGGGAGTCTCATCATTCGCAGACATTTTGTCGAAGACAACGAGGCTGATCTGCGCTCCGAAACGTTGGGCAGAGAGATCGAAAAGAAAAGCACTAGGACGCTCTTTATCCTCGATGGTCTCGATGAGGTGCCTACAGGCGCAACTTCGCCGTTGATCACGAAATTACTGAATCAGCCTCGGGTCATCATCACAAGTCGTCCTTATGCCATCAGCCAGGCGAGACTTTATAATCTTCATCGAGAGGTCGAAACCGTGGGGTTCTATGCCGACCAAGTGAAAGAATACATCAAAGTTATTGGGAAAGACATGGCCGAGGAAATTCAGCAATTTACCGATAGCCATCCGATAATACAAGGACTGGCTCGCATCCCTATTAAACTTGATGCTATTTGCTTCAGCTTTACAGAAAAGAGCGCGGCTAGCAAAGAGATGAACGACATCTCTACAGGAGTAACAACAATGACTGAGCTCTACAAAGGTGTAGAATGGGCACTGTGGTGCAAAGACATTCCAAAGCTAGGGATTCGGGGCTGGGATGACAAGGAATCGGAGCCAGAGCTGATTACGAAGGAAATTGCGCAACGCGAAGGTCCCAAAGTTGGCAAAATCTGGTTAAATCGGCCTCTCAGAGCCCTGCAACACCTTGCCTTCAAAGGACTTTGCGACAACATTTATGAGTTTGGCCGAGATTACTGGCAACCCATCTTCACGCCTGCCGGCCAGTCTCCGCTCAACGCAGCTagtctttcttttctgcgATCCTCCAGCGCATACACACGCCATGGCCAGACTTACCATTTCTTGCATCCAACCTTCCAGGAGTTCTTCGCGGCGCAATACTTTGTGGAGCATTGGAAGTCAAATACAGAGTTAGACCACCCAACACTAGAAAATATCACAGCCGCCCACTTTCTGCGCAAAGAAAAATATAACGCCCGATACGATATCATGTGGCGCTTTGTCGCGGGATTGCTTCAAGACGGTCCCGGCAAAGAGCAGCTCTGCCTCTTTTTCAAGCTGGTTGAGAAAGAGCCGCGTGACCTTTTTGGTCCTGGTCATCAGCGTCTAGTTATGCATTGCCTCAATGAGGTCCATCCCTCACAGACGAACCACGAGTCGTTCCATAAGATGCGAATGGCACTAGAAAACCATTTGAAAGAGTGGCTTTTGTACGAATGTAGGGTCCTGGGAAAGTCCTGGTTGGCTGCCGAATCAGAGTTCCCCTGCTCTGTTGTATTGTCTGCATTTCGGGAAGCCCCGCCAGAAAGCAAGGCCATAATTGTCAAGACGATGGGGCAAAGACGAAGTATCCCGTTGGAGGTCGTTAGCCTACTAATGGCACTGGCCAAGGATAACACGGACAGACAATTGTGCCGGTCTGCTTGCGATGCAATCTACTCTTCCCGGGTCCAGCCGACTTATGAGCTCCTGAGACTCACAGTCGACCGACTGGGGACCGACTCTATATCGACTACGATACTAGACAGACAAGTATCACTCCCCAAAGAAATCACCGATGCTGTGTCAAAAAGCCTAGTGAACCCGGATCTGAAGATGAGGAACTCGGCCGCCAATGCCCTTCGTGGTTTGGAATCGGATGCCATCATTGAAGCTATCGCAAGGCAACTACATAACCCAGACAGTAGCATCAGGTCATTAGCTATCGAAACGCTGGAAAGAGAATACTCCCTACCACCTTTTGTTCTTAACGAGTTCTACACCAAGTTAAAAGACACGAACGAAGAGGTTAGGACTGCAGCGTCAAAAGCTCTAAAACGGTACAGAGGAGTATTGCCAGATAACGTCGCCCAAGCCGTAGCTGAACACTCAAAAGACCCAAATGACAATgccacaccaccagctgCTGAAACGCCACGGAAGTCGCCGAGACTACTCGAATATCTTATTCAAATTTTTACAAAGAAAGATGAACACGCAGGTAAAGAAGGTGGGAGTGTGACCTTCAAATCTCAAAAGTCTGGGCAAGAATGGACGATGGGTGCCCTCCAAATCATTGCTAAAGAGTTGGAAGATTCAAACCCCAAGATCAGAATATCCGCTACCAAGAAACTGAAATTAAAGACGAATTTGCCAGAGGATATTGTTCAAATTCTGGCAAAACAGTTGGAAGATTCAAGTGCAACGGCTAGAGACGAAGCAGCTGAGATTTTGTCCGAGCAGACAGCGCTACCGCTGCCTCTAATCCAAGATCTGTCACAGAAACTCGAGGGTCCGAATTCGAGGGCTTGGATTCCTTCTCTGAGTGCACTACGCAAGTTCGTGGATATTCCGGACGCGATTGTTGGCGTGGCCGCGGAAGCCATAACGGTTCATGCTGACCGACGTGACAAGAAGGCAAAAGTGAGGCTATCGGCTGCTATAAAACGAAATTCATGTTTGGGATTTCCAAAGGCTATGCTCAAACAAGTTGCAAAGTCTAGAGATGGGCCAAAACGGATTGCTTGGTGGACGCTCGTCACCCGTAGAGCCAATGTCAAATTACCAGAACCCGTCAGCCGGGCCGTCATCAAGCTGCTGGAGAATTCAGACGGCAAAACCAGATTGGCTGTGCTCCGAAGTTTGCTTGGATTTGACAATTTCTCAGTAGATCTCTTGGCAGCGCTGACAAGAATTGTAGAAGGCGACAACGTCAAAGAAAGAGCAAGGGCGTTGCTGGTGTTATCCGAACCCACGACGGGTCCGGTGGTTTATACCGAGGGGCTTCTTATTGCATTACTTAAGCATTTCAACTCATCAGACACAAATATCTGGCAGAAGGCTATGGATGCGGTGCTGCATCAGGCTACTTTGCCGACATCGGTTGCCGATGCAGTTGCCAAATTCTGCGAGGAATCTGCTACAACTGACAAGTTAAAGCATCTAGTCAATGCTGCTGGATACCGAAATGATAGACGTTGTCCAGAATTCTTGCAACATACTCTAGTGAAATTACTGGATAGCCCAGACAGAGAAATCAGGGCTGTGGCGGCAGAATCGTTCCTCGATCGGCCACCACTAGTTCAGTCCGTCATTTCAACATTATTTCAGAAGCTCCTGGATACCGCAGATGCAACGATTCGGAGCAACATTGGGCGTGCAATAGAGGGAAACTGGATCTCTAACGAAAACATGGAGACTATGATAAGGGTGCTACAGGGATCAAAGTCGGGAGAAGATGTGAAGGGGTCGGCTCG
This window contains:
- a CDS encoding peptidase C14 (similar to Beauveria bassiana ARSEF 2860 XP_008602119.1) → MAPPFPKSVDELVQRLKDLGINAYNSDPDSILDSEPTPESGPSPKSKNCVDTKSTVAHEKKMPNSWKDREVRTLIDLCNSLIKVYVYESVGAVRDILPLIPFATFTVCPGLLKKLQDGSQLLDDGVLDTFHALLLCPRVREELKHALGSTLLCFAERLGDAVSTVNDPEIYRLICSLATVLDTLNDVKRSGISDERVVQPLLQSLDRIRRHNDLHLSQVARYAYQSLIGIPSDVSPWEKLGKNFFNVTLSAAKVASAMPNPVAGLRVLKNVTDLVDSITDLVKTLGSASQDGVRRRKPAMWYIALRYTNMLIRSNAPKHLELLLQSSGLPCRNDKEFLCGVCAQLEQVRHDQSPNDAIIQALSRFLVQQANTTKHRRVQKWVQSVVDSTRFPCSQRRNRSGWFQLLGRRESRKYGTEIKYSKLSQFESYNRELFERGLENCTEAKLFCIDQEIRNKYSEPVTGCLTIERLDGGILPMDQCYINLAVLPDFDMKVKPDGKSSTDTTSSFTLLSHLKVQETATTTLHLSDLFEHCRPNRGDVLSENASPDRAKDQPDIMRVLIRGQAGMGKSTLCKKMIYEFIHNNMWTEKIDRVIWFPLRELQEEKDTSIGSLIIRRHFVEDNEADLRSETLGREIEKKSTRTLFILDGLDEVPTGATSPLITKLLNQPRVIITSRPYAISQARLYNLHREVETVGFYADQVKEYIKVIGKDMAEEIQQFTDSHPIIQGLARIPIKLDAICFSFTEKSAASKEMNDISTGVTTMTELYKGVEWALWCKDIPKLGIRGWDDKESEPELITKEIAQREGPKVGKIWLNRPLRALQHLAFKGLCDNIYEFGRDYWQPIFTPAGQSPLNAASLSFLRSSSAYTRHGQTYHFLHPTFQEFFAAQYFVEHWKSNTELDHPTLENITAAHFLRKEKYNARYDIMWRFVAGLLQDGPGKEQLCLFFKLVEKEPRDLFGPGHQRLVMHCLNEVHPSQTNHESFHKMRMALENHLKEWLLYECRVLGKSWLAAESEFPCSVVLSAFREAPPESKAIIVKTMGQRRSIPLEVVSLLMALAKDNTDRQLCRSACDAIYSSRVQPTYELLRLTVDRLGTDSISTTILDRQVSLPKEITDAVSKSLVNPDLKMRNSAANALRGLESDAIIEAIARQLHNPDSSIRSLAIETLEREYSLPPFVLNEFYTKLKDTNEEVRTAASKALKRYRGVLPDNVAQAVAEHSKDPNDNATPPAAETPRKSPRLLEYLIQIFTKKDEHAGKEGGSVTFKSQKSGQEWTMGALQIIAKELEDSNPKIRISATKKLKLKTNLPEDIVQILAKQLEDSSATARDEAAEILSEQTALPLPLIQDLSQKLEGPNSRAWIPSLSALRKFVDIPDAIVGVAAEAITVHADRRDKKAKVRLSAAIKRNSCLGFPKAMLKQVAKSRDGPKRIAWWTLVTRRANVKLPEPVSRAVIKLLENSDGKTRLAVLRSLLGFDNFSVDLLAALTRIVEGDNVKERARALLVLSEPTTGPVVYTEGLLIALLKHFNSSDTNIWQKAMDAVLHQATLPTSVADAVAKFCEESATTDKLKHLVNAAGYRNDRRCPEFLQHTLVKLLDSPDREIRAVAAESFLDRPPLVQSVISTLFQKLLDTADATIRSNIGRAIEGNWISNENMETMIRVLQGSKSGEDVKGSARSLLLHGPLCRRELPETILQFLGKQLRDPDTTIRRGAALLLCERQHLSIPVIQTVVENLSYLSGIGRTGVPRVLVEMPLLDDKLLTSTFESLHQGPFTSLFVQLRKSSFQWHLTWCVDGDSVSYLNSAAGTRTLAFESLKTKVEEAQKKNSVPPSVNWVEDGTELEESARTERTSLISLSGLARCVVQ